In Streptomyces sp. NBC_00683, the DNA window CGGCAACCGCCCTCACCGGCCCAATCCCCCCTGGGACCGGTGGGGGCGGTGTCATGCCCCGTCCGTGGCGGACCAGGTGATGTCCGGTGGGCGTACGCGGGCGCACCGCGGCTGCCCCTCGGCGTCGGTCAGGCGTAGCCGCGCGGTGAGGTGCCCGGTCCGGGCTGCGGCGTCCAGGACGCTCCCGTCGACATCGGCCATCATCAGTTTGGCGCGCCGGAACATGGTGAAGACGCCGGACTCGTCCACGGTGCCCCAGGACAGGTAGACGAAGCGCCCGCCGAGCCGGTTCTGGATGTACGGCCCCGCGACCTCGATCCCGTCGGCGGTCGGGGTGGCGGTGCAGTCCAGTGTCCAGGTGGCGGAGGGGGCGTCGCCGGGATGCAGTCCCAGCAGCTCGCCGGGTCTGTCCTTGCGCTGCACGCCTACGTGGATGTTGTCGAAACCGGCGAAGTCGGTGCCCGGGCGGCAGGAGCGGCCCGGGAGTTCTGAGGCTTCGATATGGATCTGCATGGTCCCCATGCTCCTGCACCTGCCCTCCGGTGGTGCACGGAGCGCCCCTCACGGTTCAGACGGCGACCCAGGGGGCGTCCTCG includes these proteins:
- a CDS encoding DUF5990 family protein, with product MQIHIEASELPGRSCRPGTDFAGFDNIHVGVQRKDRPGELLGLHPGDAPSATWTLDCTATPTADGIEVAGPYIQNRLGGRFVYLSWGTVDESGVFTMFRRAKLMMADVDGSVLDAAARTGHLTARLRLTDAEGQPRCARVRPPDITWSATDGA